Below is a window of Tolypothrix bouteillei VB521301 DNA.
AAGGAAGCCAAGCAAACGCGCTATTCCAGCAAGAGATTACTGGACAAAGCGTTTCCATCAGTTCCTTACTCCGAGAATAAGTTCGTCAACGTCAAAGGAACTAAATCCCCCTTTGATGGCGATATCACCTATTGGAGCCAGCGTAACAGCAAACTCTACGACGGTGAAACCTCTGTTGCCTTAAAACGGCAAAACCATACGTGTGCAGCCTGTGGGCTGAAGTTCCTAACCGATAAGCGAGTTAACCTCCACCATATCGATAAGAACCACGCCAACTGGAAACAAAACAATCTGATAGCAGTACACGAAAGCTGTCACAACTACCTGCACATGAGCAAACGCGAAAGCTAAGAACGTCGGAAGCTGGGTGCGGGGAAACTCGCATGCCCAGATTTAACAGAGAGGTGCGGCGGATAATACCGCCCATCGACTCTACCATTATAGGAAGTGTATCTTGTAACTTCACAGGCCACACGTCCATCACTGAAAACCCTGCACGAGTAAGAGTTACTAAGTAGGGTACCTTTGGTAAACGGGGATGATTAAATGGACGAGTTCCCCTACGCAGTAAGTCAATTTCAATGAGATGGACGTTAGCGTTATACAAACGCTGGCGTTTTCTACGGTAATCGGTCAAATTCGGTTCGCGCTTATTTACTGGTGAGAGTATTTCTATACAAGATACCAGTACGTTATTAGCAGTATCGCGAATCTCTATAGAGGGAATACGAATTTCGACTGGTTGAATGACTGGAAGCGTTAGCAGTGGAGGAGTTGTGACAGTGCCTGATTGGAGTGATGGAGATGTTTCACGCTGTGTCCGCAGTTGCAAGACTTCAACGTCGGGGTATAGGATGGCAACTTCGCTTTCAGGAGAAGTATCTTCAACGACGTATATTTCAAGTCTTGCTGCGTATTTAGGACGCAATTGTGGCGTGAGAAAAGCACGGATCTTGCTCGCTAGTGCGTTATGAACATCGGGCCACAGCCCAGCTTCAAGGTATGGGTCCATACCGGGGAAGGGAGAAGGCATTGCAATACCCGTTGGATTGAATTTACGCCTTTATTCTAAACTGCCTCGATCGCATTTGGGGGAGGCAAAAATGGAGATAGCATTTTAACCGACATAATTAATATAATTTTTTTCAATTGATGTTACTTGCTATCATATATGCATGTGAAGTAGATACTGTATCATTAATTAAGAAAATTTCTCGTAGTAAAAAATGAAAATTTTGTCAAAGGTTACGATTAACAGTAGAATATATATTCAATATACAGATTTTGAAAGCACTTAACAAAGGATTTAATTTTATGAGCATAAAAGTAAAACCCATATCAGAAAAAATAGGAATGCAAGTTATTAATGCAGACCATCAAAATATTTTAGATTTAGATCGAGAAGAAATTATTAATCTTTTTAAGAAATACGGTGTTTTATTATTCAAAAACTTTCAATCAAATACTGAAGATTTTCAAGAATTTAGCAATTCATTAAGTAATAACTTTAGAGATTATGCTGGAGGAGCTTTCAATCGAAAAGTTATTAACGAAGATAAGACGCTTTTAAGCGTTAATGATTTCCAGCACGAAATTAAGTTACATGGAGAAATGTATTATCAGAAGAATATACCACTTCTAATATGGTTTTTTTGTGCCAATCCGGCATCACAAGATGGAGAAACAATTATATGTGATGGCAGAGAAATTTTTAACGAACTCAGTGATTCCATGAAAGATATATTGAGTAAAAAGAAGCTAAAATTTACTGCTAGTGCAACAAAAGAAGAATGGCAAAAAAAATATAAAGCTGATAATATCGATGAATTAAAGGAAATTTGTAAAAATAATCATACATTTTTAACTATATTTGAAGATGAATCAATTAGTCTGGAATACGTCTGCCCAGCTATTGTTTCCAGTAGATGTGGAAAATATCAAGTTTTTATTAATAGCCTGCTGGCAGCAAAGCAGCTAAATCCAAAGGTTATTAAATTTGAAGATGATTCAGAAATTTCCGACGAGCTTATTTTTGAAATTGATAAAATTGTTGAAAAACTTGTGGCTGCTATTGCTTGGGAAAAAGGCGATATTTTAATGATTGATAATACAAGAATTCTTCATGGTAGAAAAGCTTTTTCCGATCCTCAAAGAGATATTTATATAAGGTTATGCGATCCAGCTTTTCCATTCTAAGTTAAAAATTTTCCTCCAGTCCTAACATAAGCAAGGCGTTATCAAACCAAATTGAATCAATCAGCATGGTTAGCTTGGAGTCTGAAAAGCAGGCCTTAAAACGAAGTTATGAGCATTTCAATGCAATTCCAAAGTGTTACAAAAATTGCTGTTCTCCGTGCCAATGCCGTCGGAGATTTTATTTTTGCTCTACCAGCTTTAGAAGCCTTACGCCAAACTTATCCCGCCGCAGAAATTGTTTTGTTGGGCTTGGATTGGCATGCTGCTTTTTTAAAAAATAGACCGTCTCCCATTGATAGAGTTGTTGTCATTCCGCGCAGCCGTGGTGTCCGTGGGAATGCTAATACGGAAGACAATCCGCCAGAGCTAGCTGACTTTTTTGCCAAAATGGTGGCAGAAAAGTTTGATGTTGCTATTCAAATGCATGGCGGGGGACGTTACTCTAATCCTTTTGTACTCCGTTTGGGAGCTAAAACCACAGTAGGATTGAAAACTCCAGATGCCGTACCACTGGATTTTTGGGTTCCTTATATATACTATCAACCCGAAATTCTGCGCTATCTGGAAGTTGTTTCTCTTTTAGGTGCAAAAACAACTCAACTAGAACCGCATCTTGCTGTTACATCAGCAGATTTAGCTGAAGCTCAAAGCATTGTTAGTATAGATGAGAAACCTTTAGTTGCGCTTCATCCTGGTGCCACAGATTCCCGGCGCTGGTGGTCGGTGGAAAAATTTGCTGCAGTGGGGGATGCAGTGGTGGATGCTGGTGCGGAAGTTGTGGTTACTGGAACTCACTCAGAACGGGAATTAGTTGAGACAGCGATCGCTTCTATGAAAACGCAAGCACGGGGTAAAATACACAATCTATGCGATCGCCTTTCACTTGGCGGTCTTGCCGGTTTGTATAAACTGTGTAAAGTTGTTGTTTCCAATGACTCCGGTCCCTTGCACATCGCAGCTGCTGTTGGCTGTGCAACTGTTGGTATTTACTGGTGTGGAAACTTAATGACAGCCGGACCTATGACTCGTTCCCGTCACCGTCCTGCCATTTCTTGGCGTCTTCACTGTCCCGTGTGTGGTGTTGATTGTACTCGCGACTCTTGTGACCATCGTAACTCTTTTGTCGATGATGTCTCCGTACAAGAGGTGGTTGAATCAGTGCTGGAATTGCTCGGTCATAAGTCTACCACCAATGAATAAACTCTATCCCTAGGAGGCAATAGCAACGCCTTCAGAAAGATGCGATCGCCATACAACATCCTGTATCAATTAATTCAGGATAAAAGCACATGATCGCATCTTAGGAGAGGATATCGATAGATGAACTGGCAGGACATTTGGGGGCTGCTGAAAGAAACATATAACGAATGGAGCAACGATAAGGCTTCTAGATTAGCAGCTGCTCTATCGTATTACACAATTTTTTCCATTGCTCCATTGCTCATTATCGTTATTGCCATAGCAGGAGCAGTGTTTGGAGAAGATGCCGCTAGGGGAGCCATTAGCGAGCAACTTCAAGGTCTAATCGGTCAATCAGGGGCAGAAGTGATTCAAACAGCCATAGAAAATGCCAGCCAACCCAAGGCTGGGACTATCGCTTCTCTTATCAGTATCGTTGTCCTTCTATTTGGTGCTACTGGTTTATTTAACGAATTACAAGATTCTCTCAATACCATTTGGGAAGTGCAGCCAAAACCGGGACGTGCTGTCAAAACTATGGTTCGCCAACGCTTTGCTTCCTTTGCTTTGGTGATAGCTATTGGATTTTTACTGCTTGTTTCCTTGGTCGTGAGTGCAGTTTTAGCAGGTATAGTAGGTTACTTCAGTAATTTACTTCCAGGCATTGATTTTATCTGGCAAGTGATTAACTTCATTCTTGGTTTTGTCATCACCACCGTATTATTTGGACTGATTTTTAAAGTTTTGCCAGATGTCAAAATAACTTGGAATGATGTTTTAATTGGTGCGGCTCTCACCTCGCTGCTCTTTTCCATTGGTAGGTATCTTTTAGGACAGTACTTGGGAAACGGTAGTTTTGGCTCAACCTACGGTGCTGCTGGTTCATTAGTTGTTATTTTGGCTTGGGTTAACTATGCAGCACAAATTCTCTTTTTTGGTGCCGAATTTACCCAAGTTTATGCCAGAAAATATGGTTCCCGTATTGTTCCGACTCACAACGCCATTCCTTTAACGGAAAAAGCTCGCCGCGAGCAAGGATTAAAACCTCAAGGTAATACACAAGTACTAAATCAAAAACCCGCAGGCGATCGCAGATCTTTGTCAAAATTAGGCAATAAATTATTGCGAGCGATCGCACCATCTAAGCGTATAAAAAGGAGAAAAAATCGCTAAGAATTTGAGACTTGATAGCAAAGGCTTATAACTCTAGATAGATACAATAAGAGAGACGGAAAATGCTATATTCAGCAAACATATGGAATAAAGAATAATAAAAAAATGTTTAAATAAGCATCTAAAAAATGGTTGCTTGGTAGATAAAATGCCCTTGTGAAGAAAAAATTAATGAAGCATTTTAGACAAGCTTAAAAGTATCTACTATTAAGTGCTGCTCTTATAATAGTAAAGTTAGCTTAACCAAACTTAAGTGATACAATCTACAAAAAACATTCACGAAAAAAAACAAAAATTGACTCATTGTTCAAGTACCAGACTTCCAAGTGTAGAAATTCACTGGCCACTGCTAAATGGGTTTCCGGTTTAATTCTTCTTTTTTATCCAGCCTCCGTATCCGCTTGATTCTCCTTGTTTTACTAGCGGTTATTCCGGCATTGGGGCTGATTCTCTACACTGCTTCCGCGCAACGCCGAAGTGCGGCTACTGATGCAAAGGAAAATTTGCTCCGCTTGGCTCAATTTGCTGCTGCTAACCAGGAACAAGCCAATGAAGGTGTACGCCAACTCTTGATGGCTTTGTCTCAATTGCCAGAAATACGGAACGGTAACACAGAGCTATGCGAGCGATTGCTTGCTAACTTACTCAAGCAGTACCGTGCTTATGCGGGTTTTGGAGTGATTGATACTAATGGCAATTTAATTTGCAGTGCTCCGAGTACGAACAAAGCCATCAATGCAGCCGATCGCTCTTACTTTCGTTTTGCTAAGAGCACTCGAGCTTTTGCTGTTGGGGAATATCAAATTGGTCGAGCCACAAAGAAAGCATCCATCAACTTTAGCTATCCACTTTTAGATGGAGACGGAAAAGTCAAAGCCGTGGTCTTTGCAGCCTGGGATCTTGCTTGGCTAAATAAATTGGCAGCCAAAGCACAGTTACCAAAGGGCTCGGTGTTAACAGTCAGCGATCGCAACGGCACCGTGCTAGTCCGCTATCCCGATCCACAAAATTGGGTTGGCAAGCCTCTTGCCGATCGCAATACCATAGAATTCATCCTACAGCAAAAAGAAGGCACAAACGAAGCACGGGGGCTTGATGGCGTTGAACGACTTTATGCCTTTACTGGTGTCAGCAATGCATCTACTAGCCCAGATATATTTATCAGAATTGGTATTCCTCAAGATGTTGCCGTTGCTGAAGCAGACCGACTTTTAGCCCTTAACCTAATTAGCTTGGCAACGGTTACAATTCTTGCTCTGGTAGCCGCTTGGGTTGGAGGAGATTTATTTTTGCTCCGCAAAGTAAAATCACTTGTCACAACAACCGAGCAACTTCGCCAAGGTGAAATGAGCGCACGCACCCATCTCACTTACGAGCCAGGAGAACTCGGTCAATTGGCTCGTGCTTTTGATGAGATGGCAGAAACACTCGAAATACGGGAGCGAGCGATCGCAAAACTCAATCAAGATTTGCAGCATCGGATCGATGAATTGCAAACACTGTTTGAGGTCATTCCAATTGGCATTCTCATTGCTCGCGATCTCACATTTAGCAACGTTCAAGCCAATCCAGCTTTTGCTCAAATTCTGGGATTATCACCCAACATGAATGTATCGAGTACCCCACCTGAAGGTAATCCCCGTCCCTTCTACAAAATTCTTCAGAATGGGAAAGAACTCACAGGTGATGAACTTCCTTTGCGCTATGCTGCAGTACATGGAGTTCCCGTTGAAGGAAAAGTTGTTGATGCCGTGCGCGAAGATGGATCGGTTTCCCATCTCTTTGGTTATGCAGCACCTTTATTTGACGAACAAGGAAAGCCTAGGGGGTCAGTTGCTGCATTTCTAGACATTACCAAGTTACAGCAAACAGAAGCAGCTCTCAAAGCAAGTGAAGAACGCTTGCGGTTTGCTTTAGAAGGAGGTGAAATAGGAACTTGGGACTTTGACATTGCCTCCGGTAAAATTGTTTGGTCAGAGCGATGTAAAATAATGGCTGGATTGGCACCAAAGGATGAAACAAATTATACCGACTTTATAAATGCCATTCATCCAGAAGACCGAGCGCAAATCAACACAGCAGTAGAGCGATCGCTTGCCAATCGAGAAGATTACGACGTTGAGACGCGAATTATCCGCAAAGACGGAGCCGTGCGTTGGATTCGTTCGATTGGTCGCGCTTATCACGATGGACAGGGTAGACCCGTTCGCATGGCTGGTGTTGCATTTGATATTACCGATCGCAAACTAGCAGAGCAACAAAAAGAGCGGTTGTTAGAAAGAGAAAGGGCAGCGCGGGAGGAGGCAGAAAGAGCAAATCGCATTAAAGATGAGTTTTTAGCAGTTTTGTCTCATGAATTGAGATCTCCCCTCAATCCAATTTTAGGATGGACGAAGCTATTGCGATCGCGCAAGTTGGATGAGCAAGCAAGCGAGCGAGCGTTGGAAACTATTGAGCGGAATGCCAAATTACAAACTCAACTGATTGAAGACTTGTTGGATGTTTCGCGTATTTTGCGAGGTAAATTGGTTTTAAATGCCAGTCCGGTGAATTTAATCACAGTTATTCAAGGAGCATTAGAAACTGTTCGGTTAGCAGCTCAAGCAAAACATATTGAGATTCAAACTATACTCGACTCTGAGTTAGGGAGAGTGATTGGCGATGGGAATCGCTTGCAGCAAGTGGTTTGGAACTTACTATCTAATGCAATCAAGTTTACTCCACCGGGAGGAACGGTAGAAGTTCGGTTAGAACAGGTGGATAATTACGCTCAGATTCAAGTGAAAGATAATGGCAAGGGCATCAGCCCGCAATTTCTCCCCCACGTATTCGAGTATTTTTTACAAGAAGACAGTCAAACAACACGTAAATTTGGCGGGCTGGGATTGGGATTAGCCATTGTTCGGCATCTCACAGAATTACAAGGTGGCACAGTTTTTGCGGAAAGTCCGGGAGAAAACCTAGGAGCGACTTTCACAGTCAGATTACCTCTTTTGGAGGACACTCAGGAACTCTATGACTCGTGTAAAGATGCCCTATTGCACGTCTCTACAACTCACCAGCTGCCATTATCTGGGTTGCAAATTCTGGTGGTAGATGATGAAGCTGATATGCGAGAGTTGGTAGTGGCAATTCTGACACAATCTGGGGCAGAGGTGAAAGTTGTCGCATCAGCAGTAGAGGCATTGTTGGCTCTTGATGATTTTAAGGCAGATATTTTAGTCAGTGATATTGGAATGCCACAAATTGACGGCTATATGCTTATGCGCCAGGTAAGAAATCGATCGCCAGAGCAGGGAGGCCAAATTCCAGCAATTGCCCTGACCGCTTATGCAGGAGAAATAAACCAACAGCAAGCACTAGCGGCTGGATTTCAACAACACATTTCTAAACCTGTTGACCCAGAAGAACTTGTTCAAGCGATCGCGCTCTTAGTGGGGAAAGTTTAGCCATCATTTTCCTGCAACAAATTATGTTCTAACAGTTTCAAGACTCCCACTTCTTCCGGTCGTAAAGAATGAGGTGAATCGGACTGGTACTCTGCTGATGCATTTTCTAAAAACGGGAACAAAGAATTGTCCGTATAAGCTTCAATCACCGCAGGATGAACGTAATATTTACGACAGGTAGCAGGACGATTGCCAAGATGTTCTGCTACATTTTTGATAGCCTGGGTAACATTCTTCTTGGCTTGTGTTTGTGATGAGACTTGCCCCATGTCGTAAAATTCCTGTGCTGCTAAAACAGTACCTGCCCAAGTCCGAAAATCTTTGGCAGTAAACTCTAAACCTGTGATTTCACGTAGATAGTCGTTAATATCACTAGAGTCAATGGGTTGGCGGTGACCTTCATCATCTAAGTACTGGAATAATTCTTGTCCGGGAATATCTTGGCAGGTTTTGACAATTTTTGCCAAACGGCGATCGCGAAATTCGATATCATGTTCTACTCCGCTTTTTCCTCGGAATTTAAATCGGATTGTTGAACCTGAAATATCAACGTGGCGATCGCGCATTGTCGTTAAACCAAAAGATTTATTCGTTTGGGCATACTCTTCATTGCCAACACGAATTTTGGTAACTTCTAAAAGTTTGACGACTGTTGCCAGTACCTTTTGTCTTGGGACACCTTTAAGCGCCATATCCTCTTCAACTCGCTTGCGGATATTGGGCAAAGCTTCCCCAAAAACAATCATGCGATTAAATTTTGTTTGACTGCGGGTTTGTCGCCAATTTTTATGATATCGGTACTGCTTTCGTCCTTTTGCATCACGTCCTGTTGCTTGTAAGTGTCCGTTAGGGGATGGACAAATCCAGACATCAGTCCAAGCGGGAGGTATAACCAGAGATTTAAAGCGGTTCAACTCCTGTTCATCGCAAATTTTTGACCCATGAATATCGATGTAGCAAAACTCTTCGTCTACGCGTTGACGTTGAATTCCCGGAACATCATCGCTAACGTAGTGTAACCCCACTATCTTTGCTGATTGAATAGGGTCAATTTGAAGCGCAGCTTCAACAACATTTTCAATAACTTCCTTTTGAAGTATGGATTCCATAAGTGGAAAAATACCTGTTCTAGGATGAGCGATCGTACAGCACATTAAATGTATATTTTTAAACTTAACCAATTCTTACTCAACTAAAATCTATATAAAAGCAGAGTTATTAAAGCTGTAAGTAATAAAGGTATTTGATTCACGGTAGGGTGGTTGCTGTTCCTCAATATCGAACGGCTGGTATTGCCCACCCAACTCGCTTTTTTTACGATAAAAAATTTAGAAATATATCCTGTTCGCTTGTTGATGCCATTGAAGACCCTTATTATCTCTATTTCCTCATTGTCTTCATTTTAAGTAGCCGTTATGAACTGCGTACACTAGGGCAAATGAATTGTTTTTTATACTAAACCATGCATTTGTGTAACTCATTGCTCTGTTACCTATAGAAGCCAATTTGAGGATTGCCCTACTTCTTTTCTGAGGTTCTTTTATATGTGTAGTTTGTTTCGCAGCTCATCAGTCAGCCGTATAATAATAGCTTTTGGAATGGCAGTCGCTACAGCATCTCCTGTCATGATGTCGCTCCCAGTTTCAGCGCAAAATGCTGTCCCAACTCTTCTGAGTTCAACATCAAAAACGACTTTTTCTGACATTAAAGCCGATTATTGGGCGCGTCCATTTATTCAAGCCATCGTTGAGAGAAATATTATAGATGGTTTTGCAGATGGTACTTTTCGACCCGATCGACCTGTCAAACGCGCAGAGTTTGCAGTTATGCTTCAAAAAGCGTTTGAGCAAAAGCGGATTCGACAGTTAAACGCTAGCGGCTTTAAAGACGTTCCTTCCAACTACTGGGCTGCTTCTGCAATTAAGGAAGCATACGAAACAGGATTTATGCCCGGTTATCCAGCAAACTTGTTTCTTCCCAAACAGGAAGTTGGTAAGTTTGAAGCAATTGCTGCTTTGGCAAATGGTTTGGGCTTGACAGCAACTGCTCCTGCATCAAATATTCTCAATGGGTATTACACTGACGCTCCAATCATTCCTAACTATGCTGCTGATGCCATAGCCGCAGCAACACAAGCCAACTTAGTGGTTAACTATCCCAATGTCAAGCGACTCGATCCACTAGAACCTCTTACTCGTGCTTCTGCAGCAGCACTCCTATACCAAGCATTGGTTTGGCAAGAACGAGTAGAACCACTTCCCAGTAACATCACCACTGCTAATTATGTAGTTGCTCAGGCGGTTAATGCCAGCAGAAACAATCTGACAACTCTTCCTGATGTTGTGACGGTTACTGCATCTGATGCCTCGTTTTCAATTCTAACTTCTTTGTTGAAGACTGCAGGTTTAACAGTGATTTTGCAACACCCAAATAATTCGCTGACTATGTTTGCTCCAACTGATGAAGCGTTTGCTAAATTGCCCGAAGGCACTTTAGAGTGGTTGCAGCAACCAGAAAATAGAGAAACTCTCATTAGAGTTTTGACATATCACGTGATTCCTCGGAAACGCCAAATAAGCGAACTTTCCGAAGGCAAGCTAAAAACTTTTGCAGGCAAAGCTGTCAATATTGAAATCAATTCTCTCACTCATCAAACGATGGTGAATAACGCAAAAATCCTACAGTCTAATATTCAAGCCAGTAATGGGATTATTCATGTTATTAATCAAGTTTTGATTCCACCTAATATTAATTTAAGCCGAAAATAACTTTAATAGGCTTAAAACGGCAGAGGGCGCTCTCAAGAAACAAGCGGTCAGGTTTAGGAATTGGAGATGTGCCCCAATTCCTAAACCTGATTCGCATTTTTCTTATAGATCGTGCTTACATCCCTAGTGGGTGGAGCAGTTGACGTTGATAGCATTTTTAACAGTTATGTGATATACTTTTGACTTAAGATTATATTCGGTTATACAATTTGTTTGTATCTATAATTACAAGTGTCTCTCCGGATCTAAGTCTCTACCTCAATTTGATTCTGGAGATGTTTTATGTCAATTTATGTTGGTAATTTATCTTATGAGATCGCACGAAACGATCTCCAACAAGTTTTTGGTGAGTATGGAACTGTAAAGAGCGTTCAGTTACCTACAGACAGGGAAACAGGTCGTGTACGAGGCTTCGCTTTTGTGGAGATGGAAACAGATGCAGAAGAAACTGCGGCAATTGAAGGTCTTGATGGTGCTGAATGGATGGGTCGTGACCTAAAAGTTAACAAGGCAAAGCCACGTGAAGAGAGAGGTTCATCCTTTGGTGGTGGGGGTAGACGAGGAAACAACAGTGGTGGTGGTGGATACTCTCGACGCTACTAAGCTTTGAGCGTTTTTTGGTTCCTCTTCCAATCTCAATTGTTCAAACAAATGCTGTAATTCTTAACCTTTTTCTACCACTCTAGAGAGAAAATAATCGAGGCGAATAGAATTCGCTGCTATACAAGCAAAGTTGCTCTAGGTATTTCCTTAGGCAGATGTTCTCGTCGCAGGGGCGACACGTTTCGCGTTGCCTTTCTGCAATGCCTGTAAGGGCCATACGCGATGCGAAGCTATGCCCGCAGGGCTGTAGAGCAGGTCTTAGGACGCGGGAAACCCCTCCCTTGTATCTCCTTACGGAGACGCTACGCGATGCGAAGATATACCCGCAAGAGCTATACGCCAGTTGCCAGGGCGCGGGAAACCCGCCTGTAGCACTGGACTCACCGCCTGTAGAAATAGATTCACTACCTACCCAGACCAACGTGAAAATAGGGTTTCAAATTTTCTAGGAGCGAAAGTGATGAAAGAGATTTAAGTATTTTGGGCAGAGTTTTTGTCTGCCCTTTTTGCTTTTTGTTACTCAGTGACCAGCGACGGTTGACGGCAAGCAATGACTAATGGTCAGCCATCAGTCAATTTAGAATTTAGTAGGAGAGAACAGAATGACCCAAATAATTCTAGGCGAGAATGAAGGGATTGAGTCAGCCTTACGTCGATTTAAGCG
It encodes the following:
- a CDS encoding DUF4058 family protein, which produces MPSPFPGMDPYLEAGLWPDVHNALASKIRAFLTPQLRPKYAARLEIYVVEDTSPESEVAILYPDVEVLQLRTQRETSPSLQSGTVTTPPLLTLPVIQPVEIRIPSIEIRDTANNVLVSCIEILSPVNKREPNLTDYRRKRQRLYNANVHLIEIDLLRRGTRPFNHPRLPKVPYLVTLTRAGFSVMDVWPVKLQDTLPIMVESMGGIIRRTSLLNLGMRVSPHPASDVLSFRVCSCAGSCDSFRVLLSDCFVSSWRGSYRYGGG
- a CDS encoding TauD/TfdA family dioxygenase gives rise to the protein MSIKVKPISEKIGMQVINADHQNILDLDREEIINLFKKYGVLLFKNFQSNTEDFQEFSNSLSNNFRDYAGGAFNRKVINEDKTLLSVNDFQHEIKLHGEMYYQKNIPLLIWFFCANPASQDGETIICDGREIFNELSDSMKDILSKKKLKFTASATKEEWQKKYKADNIDELKEICKNNHTFLTIFEDESISLEYVCPAIVSSRCGKYQVFINSLLAAKQLNPKVIKFEDDSEISDELIFEIDKIVEKLVAAIAWEKGDILMIDNTRILHGRKAFSDPQRDIYIRLCDPAFPF
- a CDS encoding glycosyltransferase family 9 protein; the encoded protein is MQFQSVTKIAVLRANAVGDFIFALPALEALRQTYPAAEIVLLGLDWHAAFLKNRPSPIDRVVVIPRSRGVRGNANTEDNPPELADFFAKMVAEKFDVAIQMHGGGRYSNPFVLRLGAKTTVGLKTPDAVPLDFWVPYIYYQPEILRYLEVVSLLGAKTTQLEPHLAVTSADLAEAQSIVSIDEKPLVALHPGATDSRRWWSVEKFAAVGDAVVDAGAEVVVTGTHSERELVETAIASMKTQARGKIHNLCDRLSLGGLAGLYKLCKVVVSNDSGPLHIAAAVGCATVGIYWCGNLMTAGPMTRSRHRPAISWRLHCPVCGVDCTRDSCDHRNSFVDDVSVQEVVESVLELLGHKSTTNE
- a CDS encoding YihY/virulence factor BrkB family protein; translated protein: MNWQDIWGLLKETYNEWSNDKASRLAAALSYYTIFSIAPLLIIVIAIAGAVFGEDAARGAISEQLQGLIGQSGAEVIQTAIENASQPKAGTIASLISIVVLLFGATGLFNELQDSLNTIWEVQPKPGRAVKTMVRQRFASFALVIAIGFLLLVSLVVSAVLAGIVGYFSNLLPGIDFIWQVINFILGFVITTVLFGLIFKVLPDVKITWNDVLIGAALTSLLFSIGRYLLGQYLGNGSFGSTYGAAGSLVVILAWVNYAAQILFFGAEFTQVYARKYGSRIVPTHNAIPLTEKARREQGLKPQGNTQVLNQKPAGDRRSLSKLGNKLLRAIAPSKRIKRRKNR
- a CDS encoding ATP-binding protein, which produces MGFRFNSSFLSSLRIRLILLVLLAVIPALGLILYTASAQRRSAATDAKENLLRLAQFAAANQEQANEGVRQLLMALSQLPEIRNGNTELCERLLANLLKQYRAYAGFGVIDTNGNLICSAPSTNKAINAADRSYFRFAKSTRAFAVGEYQIGRATKKASINFSYPLLDGDGKVKAVVFAAWDLAWLNKLAAKAQLPKGSVLTVSDRNGTVLVRYPDPQNWVGKPLADRNTIEFILQQKEGTNEARGLDGVERLYAFTGVSNASTSPDIFIRIGIPQDVAVAEADRLLALNLISLATVTILALVAAWVGGDLFLLRKVKSLVTTTEQLRQGEMSARTHLTYEPGELGQLARAFDEMAETLEIRERAIAKLNQDLQHRIDELQTLFEVIPIGILIARDLTFSNVQANPAFAQILGLSPNMNVSSTPPEGNPRPFYKILQNGKELTGDELPLRYAAVHGVPVEGKVVDAVREDGSVSHLFGYAAPLFDEQGKPRGSVAAFLDITKLQQTEAALKASEERLRFALEGGEIGTWDFDIASGKIVWSERCKIMAGLAPKDETNYTDFINAIHPEDRAQINTAVERSLANREDYDVETRIIRKDGAVRWIRSIGRAYHDGQGRPVRMAGVAFDITDRKLAEQQKERLLERERAAREEAERANRIKDEFLAVLSHELRSPLNPILGWTKLLRSRKLDEQASERALETIERNAKLQTQLIEDLLDVSRILRGKLVLNASPVNLITVIQGALETVRLAAQAKHIEIQTILDSELGRVIGDGNRLQQVVWNLLSNAIKFTPPGGTVEVRLEQVDNYAQIQVKDNGKGISPQFLPHVFEYFLQEDSQTTRKFGGLGLGLAIVRHLTELQGGTVFAESPGENLGATFTVRLPLLEDTQELYDSCKDALLHVSTTHQLPLSGLQILVVDDEADMRELVVAILTQSGAEVKVVASAVEALLALDDFKADILVSDIGMPQIDGYMLMRQVRNRSPEQGGQIPAIALTAYAGEINQQQALAAGFQQHISKPVDPEELVQAIALLVGKV
- a CDS encoding DNA topoisomerase IB, producing MESILQKEVIENVVEAALQIDPIQSAKIVGLHYVSDDVPGIQRQRVDEEFCYIDIHGSKICDEQELNRFKSLVIPPAWTDVWICPSPNGHLQATGRDAKGRKQYRYHKNWRQTRSQTKFNRMIVFGEALPNIRKRVEEDMALKGVPRQKVLATVVKLLEVTKIRVGNEEYAQTNKSFGLTTMRDRHVDISGSTIRFKFRGKSGVEHDIEFRDRRLAKIVKTCQDIPGQELFQYLDDEGHRQPIDSSDINDYLREITGLEFTAKDFRTWAGTVLAAQEFYDMGQVSSQTQAKKNVTQAIKNVAEHLGNRPATCRKYYVHPAVIEAYTDNSLFPFLENASAEYQSDSPHSLRPEEVGVLKLLEHNLLQENDG
- a CDS encoding fasciclin domain-containing protein: MAVATASPVMMSLPVSAQNAVPTLLSSTSKTTFSDIKADYWARPFIQAIVERNIIDGFADGTFRPDRPVKRAEFAVMLQKAFEQKRIRQLNASGFKDVPSNYWAASAIKEAYETGFMPGYPANLFLPKQEVGKFEAIAALANGLGLTATAPASNILNGYYTDAPIIPNYAADAIAAATQANLVVNYPNVKRLDPLEPLTRASAAALLYQALVWQERVEPLPSNITTANYVVAQAVNASRNNLTTLPDVVTVTASDASFSILTSLLKTAGLTVILQHPNNSLTMFAPTDEAFAKLPEGTLEWLQQPENRETLIRVLTYHVIPRKRQISELSEGKLKTFAGKAVNIEINSLTHQTMVNNAKILQSNIQASNGIIHVINQVLIPPNINLSRK
- a CDS encoding RNA recognition motif domain-containing protein, coding for MSIYVGNLSYEIARNDLQQVFGEYGTVKSVQLPTDRETGRVRGFAFVEMETDAEETAAIEGLDGAEWMGRDLKVNKAKPREERGSSFGGGGRRGNNSGGGGYSRRY